TCGGCATTCATCACCTCGAAGGGCATCTGCTGTCGCCGCTGCTCGTCGATGAGCCGCCGCCGTTTCCGTTCGTCGCGCTGCTGGTTTCGGGCGGGCATACGCAGCTGATGCGTGTGACGGACGTCGGCGTCTACGAGACGCTCGGCGAAACACTCGACGACGCCGCCGGCGAAGCCTTCGACAAAACCGCCAAGCTGCTCGGCCTCGGCTATCCGGGCGGCCCGGAAGTCTCGCGCCTCGCGGAGTTCGGCACGCCCGGCGCGGTCGTACTGCCGCGTCCGATGCTGCATTCCGGCGACCTCGATTTCAGCTTCAGCGGCCTGAAGACCGCCGTGCTCACGCACGCGAACCGGCTCGGCGGCGCGAACATCTGCGAGCAGGCGAAGGCCGACCTCGCGCGCGGTTTCGTGGATGCGGCCGTCGAAGTGCTGGCTGCGAAATCGCTTGCGGCGCTCAAGCGCACCAAGCTGAACCGGCTGGTGGTGGCGGGCGGCGTCGGCGCGAACCGGCAGCTGCGCGAAGCGCTATCGGCCGCCGCG
The genomic region above belongs to Paraburkholderia sp. HP33-1 and contains:
- the tsaD gene encoding tRNA (adenosine(37)-N6)-threonylcarbamoyltransferase complex transferase subunit TsaD is translated as MLVLGIESSCDETGLALYDTERGLLAHALHSQIAMHREYGGVVPELASRDHIRRALPLLEEVMERAGVARGDIDAIAYTQGPGLAGALLVGASVANSLAMAWNKPTVGIHHLEGHLLSPLLVDEPPPFPFVALLVSGGHTQLMRVTDVGVYETLGETLDDAAGEAFDKTAKLLGLGYPGGPEVSRLAEFGTPGAVVLPRPMLHSGDLDFSFSGLKTAVLTHANRLGGANICEQAKADLARGFVDAAVEVLAAKSLAALKRTKLNRLVVAGGVGANRQLREALSAAAQKRNFYVHYPDLSLCTDNGAMIALAGALRLQRWPEQAGNDYAFTVKPRWDLTSLAH